The window CGAGAGAATCGGCACGCGCACCACCGACGCCTTCGCGTTGCGCAGCTCCCTCGCCGCTTCGCGCGAGGCCGAGGAGTCCTGCGCCTGCTCGAGCAGCAGCTCGGCGCCGTGCACGACGGCTTCGGATTCGTAGGTGCGCCACCAGCCGAGCCGCGCGCCCTTTTCCACCGAATCGCCCGGCCGGGCCTGCAGCGACTCGAGAATGGCGTCGAAGGGGGCCTGGATCACGGTCTCGGTCGATGCCTTCCACTGGCCCGGAGCCTCGATGTCGCCGCGGAACTCGTGCGCGGCCATCGTGACCACGTGAACCGTCGGATGCAGTCGGCCCTCGCTCCCGGCCGGCGTGCCGGCATGCCGGGCGCAGCCCAGCAGCCCGGCCAACCACAGCCATCCCACCCAGAACCGGACAGCCCCGGCGCGTCGCACCGGCTAGCTCCCGATCTCGCCCTCGAGCCGGGTGAGCAGCAACTCGCCGCGCGCCGCCTCGAGCTGGTCACGATCTTCATCGAGAATCTTGCGTGCATCGATCAGGTCGAGCAGTGACCCCGATCCCGACAAGTACAGGCTCTGCACGCGCAACGCGTGGAGTTCGGCCATCGACGCGGCGTCACGCTGCAGCGCGAGCCGGCGCGCGGCCGAACGCCAGCGGCTGAGCAGATCGAGCGCGGCGCGGCGCGAGCTGTTCATCGCCAGGTTTGCCCGCAGCTCGGCGGCGCGCACGGCCGATTCACGCGCCCCAATCGTGGCGGTGACCCCTGGCTGCAGGAGCGGGAGCAGGAAATCGATCGTGACCGATGCGCCGAGATCGCGCTTGAGGCGATCCGAGAACGTGGCGGCGCCGACCGGCGGCACGTCGGGCGGCACGGCGCGCGTGAGATCGGTGCCGAGCAGGCCGGCGTCCAGCGTCGCGCCGAGCCTCGACGCGCGCTGACCGCGCGCCGAAGCCAGATCGAGGCGCGCCAGTTCGAGCTCGGTGGTGGCGCGCGTCACCTCGCTCGAGTTCTCGAACAGGCGCAGGACGGCGGCGCTGTCGGCGGGCTCCGGAGGCCCTTCGGCCCACGACGAATCGCGCACGTCGGTGAAGGAGTAGTCGATCGAGTCGGGGACGAGTATCGCGCCCAACTCGCGCCCCTGTCGCTCGAGCCCGGCGTCCAGGTCATCGATCTCGACCGACAGGGTCTGCAGATCGAGCCTCAGGCGGGCCACGTCCGACGGGCTCCGCGTTCCCGCGCGCGCGCTGGCTTCGATCGAATGAACGACGCCCTCGGTCCAATTGCGCGAGGCGACTCTTCGCCGCAGGCCCGCCGTGGTCTGGAGGATCCCGACCGCCAGCTCGGCCGCCCGCCCGGCGGCCTCGCGCCGCGCCGCGGCCAGGTCGGTCTCGGCGCGGTGCGCCGCGGCTCCGGCGCGGGCGCGTTCCCGGCCGAGCGCGCCGCCGTCGTACAGCGTCATGCTGCTCACCAGCCTCAGGTCGAACTGACCCTCATTGGTGGCCGCGGGATCATAGGAACCGTCGGGAACCAGCCAGGCGCTGGAGTGAAGGTGAAGTTCCGGATGGGCGTTGGCGCGGGCGGCCAGGGCGTCCTGACGCGAAGCATGGAGTCCCTCGGCGGCGGCCTGCACTTGGAGCGCGTGTTCCCGCGCGCGCGCCATGCACTCGCGCACCGAAAGCGAGTCGGCCGCTCGCGCCGCGGCGGGCGCGGCGACGCTCGACGCGGCCGCCATCACCATGGCCGCGGCCGCCGCGAGGCGAGTCTCGAACCGACGCGCGATCAATCCTCTCGCCCGATCTTCTCTTCGTGAACGAGTCGGCCCGAGGAGTCGTACTCAAGCTCGGAGCGCAGGTCGCCCTCCCGGATCGCCAGCTCGTAACGCGGAGGAAGTTTCGAGCCGAGTTCCACGATGCGCTCGGAACGCGTCACGGAGCCGCCCGCGTGCCGCGAAGCGGCAAGGCTCGTGCGCACCGGCTGCGGCACCTCGTGCCAGGGGATCGTGGTCTCTTCCAGCTTCAGCACCCCGAGCGAATCGAAGCTCGCGTCGACGTGGCGGCCATCGTTGTTCAGCTCGGCTTCGAACATCAGCCGGCCGTGCTCCCGCTCGCGTGAGAACCCGAGACGCTGGGCGCTCGGATAGTGCTTCTGAACGGATGCTCGCACCGCGGCTGGAAGATCTTCGAACTTCACCCGGACTTCGCCAGCCATCGCAACCACGGTCCAGCCCGCGGCCACGAGTGCGGCGGCGATCGCAAGCGTGCGCATGGAGCGAGTGGTAGCGCGGCGACCTGAACCAGGGCTTAACCGAGCTCGCGCTCCTCGAGCGGCGCCCAGGCCGGCATGCGCATCTCGAATCGGGCTCCGCCGAGCGGAGAGGTCTTTACCGTGACGTCGCCGCGATGCGCGCGCGCCACGCGTCGCAGCAGGGGAAGGCCGAGGCCGAAGCCCGACTGCTCGGCCCGCGCGCGCGCGCTGCGATAGAAGGCGTCGAAGATTCGTTCGCGATCTCCGGGGGCGATGCCCGGCCCGTCGTCGTCCACCAGCACCACGCACTCCCGCTCGCGATGGAACACCGACACCTGAACGTGCCCGCCGGCCGAGGTCGCCTTGAGAGCGTTGGTGAGAAGGTTGCGGATCGCCGCGGCGAGCAGCTGCGGATCGCCGTTCACCAGCACCTCGTCCTGGGACTCGAGCACGAGGTCCGGCTTTCGATCGGGCATGCGGGCGCGCAGCTCGTCGGTCGCGTCTCGCGCCATGTCGGAGAGGTTGACGGCCGCGCGCATGCCGCGAAGATCGCCGTTGGCCTGCTCGGCGCGTCGCAGCAGCAGCAGCGCCTCGACCAGCGCGCTCAAGTCGCGCGCCTGATCCGAGGCGTTGCGCAGCGATTCGCGCCGGCTCGAGGGCAACCGGGCGTCTCCCGCGAAGCCTTCGAGCTCTCCGGAGATGACGGTGAGCGGCGTCCTCAGCTCATGCGCGGCATCCTGCGTGAAGCGGCGCTCCGCCTCGAGAAGCTCGTCGAGACGGGCGAACAGCCGGTGGAACGCGTCGGCGAGACGCGCCACCTCCTCCGGATCCGTTGGCCCCGCGAGCGGCGCGAGACGCCCATCCTTCGCCGCCGATTCCGCCAAAGCCGTCATCCGAGACAGCGGCGCAAGGGCGCGCCGCGCGAGCGCACGGCTCATGGCCAGCGTCACGAGCAGGAGCGGCAGCGACGCCAACGCCATCGCCGTGATCAGCGCGGCGATCGCTCGCCGGCGCGGCTCGGTGGACAGCCCCACCACCACCCAGGCCCCGCGCGGCACGTGGATCGTGTAGTCGCGCGTGGTGCCGGATCGATCCGGCCGCGCGGAACTGCCGGCGACGTGGCGGCGGTTCTCGTCGAGCACCTCGACGCGAGCTCCCGCGGGCGCGTCATCGGTGACCGCCGACTGCGCCGCGCGAGCGAGACTGCCGTCTTCTGCCCACTCGGCTTCGAGGCTGTTGGCGAACTGCGAGGCCGCCCCCAGCAAGGCGAGATTCTCCTCGCGCTCGAGGGTTCGGGCCGAGAGGACGATCGCCGAGCCCGCGAACAGCGCGATGACGGCCACGGCCAGGATGAGCTGGAGCAGCACCAGCCGGCCTTCCAGCGAACGCGCCTTCACGGGCGGATCTCGATCGCCAGCCCGGCCCCGCGCAGGGTCCGGATCCCGATGCCCGAGCCGGGACCGCCGAGCTTGCGCCGCAGCCGGCTCAGGATCACGTCGAGGCTCGCGGACTGGGTGGGGCCCGCGCCATGCCAGATCAGCTCGAGCAGCTCCACGCGCTCGACCACACGGCCGTCGCGCGCGATCAGGGCCTCGAGCACCGCCCACTCGCGTGCGGTCAGCGGCACCTCGCCGCCGTTCTGCTCGAGCCGGCGGGTCGCGAAGTCGATTCGCGTGGCCTGGGCCGCCACCCGTCGCGGCGGCGCGGTTCCGGCTCGCCGGCCGAGCGCGCGCAGCCGCGCGTGCAGCTCGGCCAGCGCGAACGGCTTCTTCAGATAGTCGTCGGCCCCGGCGTCGAGGCCCTTCACGCGATCCTCGACGTCGGCTCGCGCCGACAGGCAGAGCACCGGCGTCGTCACGCCGGTGGCGCGTAACGAGCGGCAGAGCTCGAGACCGTCACCGTCCGGGAGCATCAGGTCGAGCACGATGACGTCGAAACTCACCTGGCTCGCGCGCTGGAGTGCCGTGCTGCATCGCGACACGCACTCCGCGTCCATTCCGGCATCTTCGAGCGAGCGCTTGAGCAGCCCGCGCGTCGGGGCGTGGTCTTCGACCACCAGGATCCGCATGCGGGGAGTCTACTCCTCGCGGCTACACGGCAAGGTCGTCCCGGAGCGCCTTCGCCAGCGCCTCGCCCAGCTCGCCGAGCTTGCGGTCGAAGAAATGGGTCGCGCCCTGGATCCACACCAGGCGCTTCGGCTCCGCCCAGTTCGGGAAGTCCTTTTCGAGCAGCTCCGGCGGGCAGACGTCGTCGGCGGTGCCCTGGATCACGAGCTTGGCGGCTCTCGCGCGGTACATGCTCGCGAAGCTCGAGGTCTTGAGCGCCGGCGCCACCAGGATCACGCGCTCGACCTCGGGGGATTCGGCGGTGAGCCGAGCCGCGATCCAGGAGCCGAACGAGAAGCCGGCGAGCCAGGCGCGCGCACCGGGGTGGCGCCACCGCAGCCAGGCGAGCGCGGCGCGAGCGTCCTCCGTCTCGCCCTCGCCGCGATCGTGAGTGCCGGCGCTCTTCCCCACGCCGCGGAAGTTGAAGCGCAGCACCGCCGCGCCCATGCCGAACAGGGTCGACGCCACGCGGTGCACGACCTTGTTGTGCATTGTGCCGCCATAGAGCGGATGCGGATGGCAAACCACCACCACCAGCGCCGGCTCGCGGCCCTCGCGATCCTGAAGCAGCGCCTCGAGCGGCCCGGCCGGACCGGGAATCGTGATCGCCGCGAGCCGGTCCGCGCTCAATAGACCTTGAATCGCTTGCGCAGGCGCTCGGCGAGTCCGGCGTCGAGCGTCGCGAAGTTGAGGCCACGCCCGTCGCCCATCGCCAGGATGCAGCCCGAGTCGAGCATCCACTCCTCCAGCCCGAGCGGCGTGCCGACCGAGAAGTCCTGGAGATCGC of the Candidatus Sulfotelmatobacter sp. genome contains:
- a CDS encoding TolC family protein, with amino-acid sequence MIARRFETRLAAAAAMVMAAASSVAAPAAARAADSLSVRECMARAREHALQVQAAAEGLHASRQDALAARANAHPELHLHSSAWLVPDGSYDPAATNEGQFDLRLVSSMTLYDGGALGRERARAGAAAHRAETDLAAARREAAGRAAELAVGILQTTAGLRRRVASRNWTEGVVHSIEASARAGTRSPSDVARLRLDLQTLSVEIDDLDAGLERQGRELGAILVPDSIDYSFTDVRDSSWAEGPPEPADSAAVLRLFENSSEVTRATTELELARLDLASARGQRASRLGATLDAGLLGTDLTRAVPPDVPPVGAATFSDRLKRDLGASVTIDFLLPLLQPGVTATIGARESAVRAAELRANLAMNSSRRAALDLLSRWRSAARRLALQRDAASMAELHALRVQSLYLSGSGSLLDLIDARKILDEDRDQLEAARGELLLTRLEGEIGS
- a CDS encoding PepSY-like domain-containing protein, whose product is MRTLAIAAALVAAGWTVVAMAGEVRVKFEDLPAAVRASVQKHYPSAQRLGFSREREHGRLMFEAELNNDGRHVDASFDSLGVLKLEETTIPWHEVPQPVRTSLAASRHAGGSVTRSERIVELGSKLPPRYELAIREGDLRSELEYDSSGRLVHEEKIGRED
- a CDS encoding HAMP domain-containing sensor histidine kinase, yielding MKARSLEGRLVLLQLILAVAVIALFAGSAIVLSARTLEREENLALLGAASQFANSLEAEWAEDGSLARAAQSAVTDDAPAGARVEVLDENRRHVAGSSARPDRSGTTRDYTIHVPRGAWVVVGLSTEPRRRAIAALITAMALASLPLLLVTLAMSRALARRALAPLSRMTALAESAAKDGRLAPLAGPTDPEEVARLADAFHRLFARLDELLEAERRFTQDAAHELRTPLTVISGELEGFAGDARLPSSRRESLRNASDQARDLSALVEALLLLRRAEQANGDLRGMRAAVNLSDMARDATDELRARMPDRKPDLVLESQDEVLVNGDPQLLAAAIRNLLTNALKATSAGGHVQVSVFHRERECVVLVDDDGPGIAPGDRERIFDAFYRSARARAEQSGFGLGLPLLRRVARAHRGDVTVKTSPLGGARFEMRMPAWAPLEERELG
- a CDS encoding response regulator transcription factor; translated protein: MRILVVEDHAPTRGLLKRSLEDAGMDAECVSRCSTALQRASQVSFDVIVLDLMLPDGDGLELCRSLRATGVTTPVLCLSARADVEDRVKGLDAGADDYLKKPFALAELHARLRALGRRAGTAPPRRVAAQATRIDFATRRLEQNGGEVPLTAREWAVLEALIARDGRVVERVELLELIWHGAGPTQSASLDVILSRLRRKLGGPGSGIGIRTLRGAGLAIEIRP
- a CDS encoding alpha/beta fold hydrolase yields the protein MSADRLAAITIPGPAGPLEALLQDREGREPALVVVVCHPHPLYGGTMHNKVVHRVASTLFGMGAAVLRFNFRGVGKSAGTHDRGEGETEDARAALAWLRWRHPGARAWLAGFSFGSWIAARLTAESPEVERVILVAPALKTSSFASMYRARAAKLVIQGTADDVCPPELLEKDFPNWAEPKRLVWIQGATHFFDRKLGELGEALAKALRDDLAV